GGGTGCTGGCGGTGCGATCGCTCGTCGTCTGTGCTGTACGTGCTAGACGTGCTCCTCGCCGATCGCGAGTTCGTTCGCGCTCCGTCCTGGTCACTGGTCGCCATCGCACTTTTCACGTCGACGCCAACGGGGTTTAGTCTGTGGCATGCACCTGAACGGGTGTGGCCAGGAAGTGGCGCCACCGTTGATCGTCTCGGAGCGGGTCCTGGATGGATGGGTGGCGCCAGTCTCTGAGACCGCGTTTACGGGCGTCGATCGATCACGACATCCGTTTGCAACGACGACGTTTTTGCTCGTGGCCGGTGAACGCCGACTATGGTCGGTGACGAGACGAGCACAGCCGACGAGGCATCGGCCTCGAGACGACGACCGAACGTTTTCGCCCGATTCCAGCGGTGGGTACTCGTGGACGGCAATCGGCTGTTCATCGCCGCGTGTATTTCGGTCGGCACGTTCGTGTTCTTCCTGGGACTGGACTGGCTCGGCGTCATCTCGTTCGCCAATGCCAACTCGATCACCCGGTTGGCCAGCGGAATGGTCGCCGGGACGTTCTCGCTGGTCACGCTCGTCGTCTCGATCAACCAGCTCATCCTCTCACAGGAGTTCACGTCCGCCGGAGCGGCGAAGGATAGACTCGAGGGCGTCGAATCCTTCAGATCCGAGGTCGCAGAGACGATCGGTGATCCGGTTGCCCCGGCGTCGCCGGCTCGCATTCTCGAGGAGCTGTTCGTGTCCATCCACGAGGGAGCAACTACCCTCGAGGATGAGGCGGACACCCTCGAGGGCGACGCCCGGGGGGACGTTCGGCGGTACGTCCGCACCGTCGAATCGAGGACGGATCGCGCCCAGACGATCCTCTCGGAATCGAGTACCGAAACGTTCGATGCGGTGTCGGTCGCCGTAAAGTACGACGTTTCGAGGCACCTCTACACCGCCAAGCGACTCGGACAATATCACGAGGGAGCCCTCTCGCGACCGGCCCGGGAGGCTCTCGACCGGATCGTCGCGGATCTCGAGTTGTTCACGGTCGCCCGCGAACACATCAAAACAACGTACCTCCAGCGGGAGCTGACTCGCTTCTCCCAGCTCACGATCCTGACGGGGGTTCCGGCGATCACGTCGGCGTTGCTGATCGGGTTTCTGTACGCCGGGCGGACGGGGGCGGTCATCGCGTTGCCGGCGCTTCCGTGGGTGGTGAGTGCCCTACTCGCCGTGGTCTTTGTCCCGCTCGCGCTGCTCACGGCGTACATTCTACGGACGGCGACGATCACGCGGCGGACGGTCTCTATCGGACCGCTGGTTCTCGAGTCCGAGTCGGGATCGATGTCGGATCGGCGTGCATCCGACCCGGACTCCAGGTGAGGGCGTTATCGGTCGACTGGAGCGTGTTCGTATTCGAGTCGGTCACCGTCCCCGTCCTCGCCCCCGTCCCCGACGAGCTGCTCTGGGAAGGTGGGAGCAGCCGTCTCGATCGCTTCGATTACGGCCGCGAGTTCGTCGAAGTTGTTGCCGCGGCTCGCACAGAACGGCTCGCGACTCCAGTCGACGTAGTTCCCGTCGGCGAGTAACGGCAGGTCCCGGTGGTGAAGCCGGATCGTGACGGCGCGCTGGTCGTCTACATCCCCGTGACACTGGGCGGCCTCCGGAAGGGCCACGGATTCGGTCGGTCCGGCCTCGAGGAGCGACGCAACGAGTCGACGCCTCGACTCCGCCGAAAGTACCTCGAATACCCGATTCCACCGCTCGATGACCCGTGGTTCGGTGCGAGGCCGCTCGAATGCCATGGTCTCGTTGTTTCTACCTGCTGGCATAAATAGTTTGTGGATTGTTGACACACAACGTGATTATCGGTTTGCCTCGAGCGCGTTCGAGAATGTCGCCGGTAGCGGACTCCGGGAACGGACGATACTCGTACCGGATCTCAGGAACGGACGACCCGGAACCGGATTTCAGGGCCGAGCGACGCCGATACCAGACCGCTCGACCCCCTCGAGGTCGATGCGACCGCCCGGCATCGACACGCCATCGTAAGGGTCGTCCGCGAGCAACAGCGACCCGTCCAGGTCGGCGTAGTCGAGCAGCGGCGCGAGGTGACAGGCCGCGGCGATCGAGGCGTTGGATTCGGTCATGCAGCCACACATCACCTGGAGGCCGTGTGCCCGAGCGGCGTGCACGATCCGGCGCGCCTCACGAAGGCTCCCGCACTTCATCAGTTTCAGGTTGGCCACGTCACACCGCTCGGCGACCTGCGGCACGTCGGCCGCGGTGAGACAGGACTCGTCGGCGGCGATCGGCAGCGCCGCTCGCTCGTAGACGTACCGAAGCCCCTCTGGGTTCGTCGCCGAGACGGGCTGTTCGACGAACTCGAGGTCGTAATCCGCCAGCGCTTCGATCCGCGAGACCGCCTCGCGGGGCGTCCAGGCTTCGTTCGCGTCGACGTAGAGGCGCACGTCGGGAGCGACGTCGCGAATCGTCTCGACGATCTCGAGGTCGCGGTCGGTGCCGAGTTTGACCTTCAGCGTCCCGAAG
This region of Natronosalvus halobius genomic DNA includes:
- a CDS encoding dipeptide epimerase, giving the protein MSLETGFERVTMPLEFPFTIARGTQTTAENVIVRIEDEDGTVGVGGAAPSSHYGETAATVKAVLPDLLAVVEDVGDPHQLERIERRMRQTIERNPAARCAVSIALHDLVTKRLDVPLYRYWGLDPAETVESSYTIGIDDTERMREKTETALERGFGTLKVKLGTDRDLEIVETIRDVAPDVRLYVDANEAWTPREAVSRIEALADYDLEFVEQPVSATNPEGLRYVYERAALPIAADESCLTAADVPQVAERCDVANLKLMKCGSLREARRIVHAARAHGLQVMCGCMTESNASIAAACHLAPLLDYADLDGSLLLADDPYDGVSMPGGRIDLEGVERSGIGVARP